CACCCAGCCGCGGTCGCTGAAATCCTCGCGCGCCGTGCCCAGGGCACCGATCATCTGCTCCTGACCGCTGACGACAGGCCGCTCCCGCGCCTTGACCACCATGCCCAGCACGAAAATGAAGAAGGCGGCGCTGGTCACGCTCACCGTGGCGATCAGCGCCGGCGAGATGCCGTAGCCGGGCGCGTCGGTGTCGATCAGCATGATGGAACCGATGACGAAGGCGATCAGCCCGCCGATGCCCAGCGCCCCGAAACTGGGCACGAAGGCCTCGGCCGACATGAAGATGATGCCGAGGATGATCAGGCCCAGCCCGGCATAGTTCACCGGCAGTACCTGCAGCGCGAACAGGGCCAGGATCAGCGAGATGGCGCCGACCACGCCGGGGACGATGAAGCCCGGGTTGTAGAATTCCAGCAACAGCCCGTAGAAGCCGAGCAGGATGAGGATATAGGCAATGTTGGGGTCGGCGATCACCGCCAGCAGGCGGGTGCGCCAGTCGGGTTCGATGGTCTCGATCTGCATGTCCCGGGTGGCCAGGGTGCGCGTCTCGCCCTGGATCTCGAACTCGTAGCCATCGAGCGCCTGCATCAGTTCGGTCAGATTGGCTGCCACCAGATCGATCACCTCCCGCTCCAGCGCCTCCTCTGCCGCCAGGCTGGCCGCCTCACGCACCGCCTGCTCGGCCCAGTCGGCATTGCGCCCGCGCAGCTGCGCCAGCGAGCGGATATAGGCCACGGCGTCGTTGACCGCCTTGCGCTGCTTGGCATCGCCCGGCTCCGCCGCTGCCTGCTCGCCTTCCTGGGCAGCGTCCTGATCGGGCTGGCCCGGCGGTTTCGGCATGCCGCCGCCATCGTCGATCAGGTTCACCGGCGTGGCCGCGCCCAGGTTGGTCCCCGGCGCCATGGCGGCGATATGGCTGGCATACAGGATATAGGTGCCGGCGCTGGCCGCCCGCGCCCCGCGCGGGGCCACGAAGCTCGCCACCGGCACCGGCGAATTGAGGATGGCCTTGATGATGGAACGCATGGAGGTATCCAGTCCGCCCGGGGTGTCCAGGCGCAGGATCACCAGTTCGGCGCCTTCGGCTTCGGCGCTGGCCAGACCCCGTTCGATGAAATCCGCCGTGACCGGCCCGATGCCGCCCTCGATGTCCAGCAGCACGGCCGCCCCCTGGGCCTGCACTGCCGACGTCAGCGCCAGCAGAGCCGCCGCCAGCCACAACCGTATCGATGTCATTCCTGTGTCCTGTCGAAGTCCGCCGGGGTCATTGCTCGAACACGACCGCATCCGGATCGGCGCCGAGTTCGCTCAGGGCCTGATTGACTGAGTCGGTGAAGCCCGGCGGACCGCAGACATAGAAGTTCTGCCCGAAGTCGCTGATCCGTGTCTGCAGCAGCGCCTTGTCGATGCGTTGGTCGGCATAGCCCGGCGCGCTTTCCTGGGTGCAGGTGAACCACCCATGCGTGCCGAAATAGTGCCGCAGTTCGCGCTCGCAGATCACATCCGCCGGCGTCTTGTTGGAGAACAGCAGCTGACTCTGACCGAGCTCACCGCGTGCGGCCAGATCGCGCAGAATCGCGAGAAAAGGCGTGATGCCGGCACCGGCGGCGATGAACACCCCCGGGCCCTTGTAGCGGATGGTACCGAAGGATTCACTCATCAGCAGCCGGCTGCCGGGTTTGATGTCGCGCAGGTGCTGGGTCATGCCCTGATGGTCGGGATAACTCTTGATGGTGAATTCG
This sequence is a window from Thiohalobacter thiocyanaticus. Protein-coding genes within it:
- a CDS encoding FAD-binding oxidoreductase, translating into MDYSATLLMTGFVTHDVKRYIVEWPEGLDYAPGQGVELAIDEPDWREEGRPFTPTAIKGDRVLEFTIKSYPDHQGMTQHLRDIKPGSRLLMSESFGTIRYKGPGVFIAAGAGITPFLAILRDLAARGELGQSQLLFSNKTPADVICERELRHYFGTHGWFTCTQESAPGYADQRIDKALLQTRISDFGQNFYVCGPPGFTDSVNQALSELGADPDAVVFEQ
- a CDS encoding NfeD family protein; translated protein: MTSIRLWLAAALLALTSAVQAQGAAVLLDIEGGIGPVTADFIERGLASAEAEGAELVILRLDTPGGLDTSMRSIIKAILNSPVPVASFVAPRGARAASAGTYILYASHIAAMAPGTNLGAATPVNLIDDGGGMPKPPGQPDQDAAQEGEQAAAEPGDAKQRKAVNDAVAYIRSLAQLRGRNADWAEQAVREAASLAAEEALEREVIDLVAANLTELMQALDGYEFEIQGETRTLATRDMQIETIEPDWRTRLLAVIADPNIAYILILLGFYGLLLEFYNPGFIVPGVVGAISLILALFALQVLPVNYAGLGLIILGIIFMSAEAFVPSFGALGIGGLIAFVIGSIMLIDTDAPGYGISPALIATVSVTSAAFFIFVLGMVVKARERPVVSGQEQMIGALGTAREDFSDRGWVHVHGENWRARAVRPVRQGQRIRVTGMDELLLEIEPIEEE